A region of the Pseudomonas anguilliseptica genome:
TGTTCCTTGATCGGCTCTTCGCCTTTCTCGGCGCGGCGCGATTTGCTCGCCAACAGGCCGAGCATGCGGTCCGAGTCACGAACCGAGGAGACTTCCGGGTTGGTCACGACAATCGCTTCATCGGCGAAATACATGGCCAGGTGCGCGCCTTTTTCGATACCGGCCGGCGAGTCGCAGACCACGTATTCGAAGTTTTCGCGCAGCTCGTTGATGATTTTCTCGACGCCTTCTTGAGTCAGCGCGTCCTTGTCACGGGTCTGGCTGGCAGCCAGCACGTAGAGATTTTCCAGGCGCTTGTCTTTGATCAGGGCCTGGGTGAGGGTCGCTTCGCCGTTGACCACGTTGACGAAGTCGTACACCACGCGGCGTTCGCAGCCCATGATCAGGTCAAGGTTACGCAGGCCGACGTCGAAATCGACGATGACAGTCTTGTGCCCGCGCAGGGCGAGGCCGGTACCGATGGCAGCGCTGGTGGTGGTTTTACCGACGCCACCTTTGCCGGACGTAACAACGAGGATCTTGGCCAAGGTGATTCACCCCAAAATGTAGAAAAAACGCAGGTTTCCGTGGCCTATCTCAGGCTTCCGGGTGCCCTGTCTGTGTCCTTGAAAAGTGGCGGCAGTATCCGTTAAAGGCGGGTGATGTTCAACACGTCACCCGACAGGCTGACATGCACCGCTTCGCCCCAGAGTGGGTCGCGGCGCAAGTCTTCGGCCACCTTGTATTGGCCGGCGATGGAGAGCAGTTCCGCGCCCATCTGCTGGCAGAAAATCCGCGCCTTGAGATTGCCCTTGATGCCGGCCAGTGCCCGGCCGCGCATCGGTGCGTAAACATGGATGTTGCCGTCGGCGAGAAGTTCCGCGCCGGCGCTGACCGGGGTCAGGACGATCAGGTCGCCACCCTGGGCATATACCTGTTGGCCGCCGCGTACTGGGCTGGTGATGATTTTGCTCGGCTTGAACTCCGGTTCGGCGGGCTTTTCCGGCTTTGGTGGGGGCAGGTCGATCAAGCGTTCACGCGCGCCGGAGGGTGGCAGTACGGGTAAATCCAGCGCTTCGGCAGCGGCGATATCGGCTTCACGGTTGGCGCGGATCGCCAGGGTACGCAGGCCGTGCTTGCGGCAGACCGCCATCAGCTCGGCCAGATCCAGTACGCCTTCGCCTTCCGGCAGCTTGTCCAGGGCCAGTACCAGCGGGGTGTTGCTGAAGAAGGCTGGGGCCTGGGCGACTTTTTCGCTGAGCTGCTGGTCGAGGCGGGCGAGGTCGTTGTGCGCCAGCTGCATCACGGTGATGGCCAGCATGCTGCCTTTAAGCTGGAATACGGGGTCTTGCTCGAGGAGATCAGCTTGGCTCATGGTCTGCCTGATACGGCCCTTATTTAGGAACTGGGGGAAAAGTAAGCCGGACTTATAGCGAGAACGCCGCGCGCTCGCAAGTTCGCGCCGCGAAACCAGGCGGCGGACAAACTCCTGATAGAATGCCGCGCTTTATTGCGTGCCTTGGACCTGTGTTATGGATCGCCCAGTATTTCGCACTTATTTCCTGCATCCGCGTTTTTGGCTGTTGTGGCTGGGCCTGGGCCTGCTGTGGCTGGTCGCCCAGCTGCCTTATAAGGTGCTGTTGTGGCTGGGCCGCTGCCTGGGTCGGGTGATGTATCGCCTGGCCAGTTCGCGGCGCAAGATTGCCGCGCGCAATCTGGAACTGTGTTTCCCGCAGATGCCCGCCGCCGAGCGCGAAGCGCTATTAAAGGAAAACTTCGCCTCCACCGGCATCACCTTCTTTGAAATGGCTATCGCCTGGTGGTGGCCCGCCGAGCGCCTGCGTCGCCTGGGCAGCATCGAAGGCCTGGAGCATCTGCGTCAGGCCGAGGCCGACGGCCAGGGTGTGATCCTTATGGCGCTGCATTTCACCACCCTGGAAATGGGCGGCGGCCTGCTCGGTATGGCGCAGAACATGTACGGCATGTACCGCCCGCACAAGAATCCGCTGTTCGACTACATGCAGCGTCGCGGTCGCGAGCAGCGTCTGCTCGGGGTGATTGGTCGTGATGACGTGCGCGGCATGCTCAAGCTGCTGCGCGCCGGTGGGGTGGTCTGGTATGCACCGGATCAGGATTACGGCGCCCAGCGCAGTGTATTTGTGCCGCTGTTCGGAGTACCTGCGGCTACCGTCACCGCCACCAGCAAGTTCGCCCGTATGGGGCGTGCTCAGGTGATTCCTTTTACCCAGCAGCGTTTGCTCGATGGCCAGGGCTATCGCCTGGTGATTCATCCACCGCTGGCGGACTTCCCCACCGACAGCGAAGAGGCCGACTGTCTGCGCGTCAATCAGTGGATCGAACAGGCTATCAGCGCCTGCCCCGAGCAGTATCTATGGGCGCACCGACGCTTCAAGACGCGGCCCGAAGGCGAGCCGAAGCTCTATAAGAAGAAACGTTAGAGCCGCCATCCAATTGGCGGGTTGTTGCGCTGAAGTGAGGTTTCTTGGCGTTGGGCTGTTCCGTGTGCGCCAGGCTGACTCCTATACTGGCTGAAAAACAATAGGAAACAGCCTATGCCGCACACTGCTTCAACCAATAAGCCGGTTACCGGGCTGATTCTCTCCGGCGGTGGCGCACGGGCGGCCTATCAGGTTGGCGTGTTGTCGGCGATTGCCGACTTGCTGCCCAACGCCGCGCATAATCCCTTTCCGGTTATCGTCGGCACTTCGGCTGGTGCCATCAATGCGGTGGGGCTGGCCTGCGGGGCGTTGCACTTCACCGAGGCGGTGCGTCGGCTGACTAGCGTCTGGCAGGGTTTTCATACTCATCAGGTATACCGCAGTGATTGGCCGGGCGTGTTGCGCCAGGCCAGTCGCTTTATTGGCCACAGCTTGCTCGGGCTGGGCAGCCAGGTGCCGGTGGCGTTGCTCGACAGTTCGCCGCTGGCCGATCTGCTCGGGCGCGAGCTGGATTTCAGTGGGATCGCCGCGGCCGTGCGCCATCGCCAATTGCGCGCAGTGGCGGTGACTGCATTCGGTTATGAAACCGGTCAGGCGGTGACCTTCTATCAAGGCCGCGCCACTATCGATCCCTGGTTTCGCCACCGTCGGGTCGGTGTGCCAACCCGCCTGGCCCTCGAGCATCTGCTGGCCAGTGCCTCGATTCCGTTGATATTTCCGCCGGTAAAGATCAACCGTGAATACTTCGGCGACGGTGCGGTGCGTCAGTCCGCGCCGATTAGCCCGGCTCTGCATTTGGGTGCGACGCGGGTGCTGGTGGTTGGGGTCAGTGGCAATCCGGCCGGGCCGCAGGCTCAGCTGCCGGTAGTGCGGCCGCAGCACAGCCGGCCGCCGAGCCTGGCGCAGATCTGTGGGCATATGCTCAACAGCACCTTTATTGACAGCCTGGAAAGCGATATCGAATTGCTTGAGCGGCTTAATCAGATGGGCAGGTTGATTCCCGCCGAAAGCCATCCACGTGGCTTGGGCCTCAAGCCGGTGGATGTGCTGGTGATTTCTCCCAGCCAGCCGCTGGACCTGATCGCCGCGCGCCATCGCCATGAGCTGCCCAAGGCCCTGCGCCTTTTCTTGCGTGGCCCAGGGGCAACCAAAGCCAGCGGGGCAGGGGT
Encoded here:
- a CDS encoding patatin-like phospholipase family protein, which produces MPHTASTNKPVTGLILSGGGARAAYQVGVLSAIADLLPNAAHNPFPVIVGTSAGAINAVGLACGALHFTEAVRRLTSVWQGFHTHQVYRSDWPGVLRQASRFIGHSLLGLGSQVPVALLDSSPLADLLGRELDFSGIAAAVRHRQLRAVAVTAFGYETGQAVTFYQGRATIDPWFRHRRVGVPTRLALEHLLASASIPLIFPPVKINREYFGDGAVRQSAPISPALHLGATRVLVVGVSGNPAGPQAQLPVVRPQHSRPPSLAQICGHMLNSTFIDSLESDIELLERLNQMGRLIPAESHPRGLGLKPVDVLVISPSQPLDLIAARHRHELPKALRLFLRGPGATKASGAGVLSYLLFEPGYCNELIELGYQDAMTQKARLIEFLCLDSPPVPAVIPVTA
- the minD gene encoding septum site-determining protein MinD codes for the protein MAKILVVTSGKGGVGKTTTSAAIGTGLALRGHKTVIVDFDVGLRNLDLIMGCERRVVYDFVNVVNGEATLTQALIKDKRLENLYVLAASQTRDKDALTQEGVEKIINELRENFEYVVCDSPAGIEKGAHLAMYFADEAIVVTNPEVSSVRDSDRMLGLLASKSRRAEKGEEPIKEHLLLTRYNPERVVKGEMLGVEDVEEILAIRLLGVIPESQAVLKASNQGVPVILDDQSDAGQAYSDAVDRLLGKEVAHRFLDVQKKGFMQRLFGGRE
- the minC gene encoding septum site-determining protein MinC; amino-acid sequence: MSQADLLEQDPVFQLKGSMLAITVMQLAHNDLARLDQQLSEKVAQAPAFFSNTPLVLALDKLPEGEGVLDLAELMAVCRKHGLRTLAIRANREADIAAAEALDLPVLPPSGARERLIDLPPPKPEKPAEPEFKPSKIITSPVRGGQQVYAQGGDLIVLTPVSAGAELLADGNIHVYAPMRGRALAGIKGNLKARIFCQQMGAELLSIAGQYKVAEDLRRDPLWGEAVHVSLSGDVLNITRL
- a CDS encoding lipid A biosynthesis lauroyl acyltransferase, which codes for MDRPVFRTYFLHPRFWLLWLGLGLLWLVAQLPYKVLLWLGRCLGRVMYRLASSRRKIAARNLELCFPQMPAAEREALLKENFASTGITFFEMAIAWWWPAERLRRLGSIEGLEHLRQAEADGQGVILMALHFTTLEMGGGLLGMAQNMYGMYRPHKNPLFDYMQRRGREQRLLGVIGRDDVRGMLKLLRAGGVVWYAPDQDYGAQRSVFVPLFGVPAATVTATSKFARMGRAQVIPFTQQRLLDGQGYRLVIHPPLADFPTDSEEADCLRVNQWIEQAISACPEQYLWAHRRFKTRPEGEPKLYKKKR